The DNA window GGCTTCGGGCTGACCATGGACGCGGCATTCGATGAGCCGGTCCTCATCATCAAGGCCGCATGGGGCGGCAAGAGCCTGCACACCGACTTCCGGCCTCCCGGTTCCGGGCCTTACGAGCTCAGCTCGTTCCAGCTGGAGAATTATCCGAAACAGGAAGGCCACGGAATCCCGAAGGACTTCGAGCAATGGAAGGCCGACAAAGCAACGGCGACCGGACTCTACTACCGACTGATGATAGAGCACGTGAAAGAGGTGCTCGCCGACCCGAAACAGGTCTGTCCGGACTACGATCCCGGTCAAGGGTTCGAGCTCTCGGGATTCGTCTGGTTCCAAGGTTTCAACGACATGGTCGACGGACACGTTTACCCGAAACACAACCAGCCGGATCAGTTCGACCTCTACTCGGAACTTCTGGCGCAGTTCATCCGCGACGTGCGCAAGGACCTGGAGGCGCCGGAGTTGCCCTTCGTGATCGGCGTGATGGGAGTCGGCGGGCTCAAGGATCAGTCACCTCGCATGACAAATTTCCGCAAGGCGATGGCGGCGCCCGCGGGCATGCCCGAGTTCAAAGGGAACGTCAGCGCCGTGGAAACGGCCCCCTTTTGGTCCGACGAACTCGGCGCCATCGAGGAAAAGCGAGGGAAAATCAACCAGATGCGCTACTTCCTCGACTCAAAGCACAAGGACCACGCCAACGCCGACGGCCAGATGACCCAGGAGCAGAAGAACGAATATCTGAAGAAACTCGAAGCCGAGCTCATCAGCCCCGCCGAGGTCGCTTTATGGGAACGCGGAGCCTCCAACGCCGGCTACCACTATCTCGGCTGCGCGAAGACCTTCGCCCAGATCGGGAAGTCTCTCGCCGAAGCAAACCTGGCCATGATTCGCGACAAGGAAGCTCCCTGAAGTTTCCTCCGCTTCGTTGGGGATGGCGGTCCCCGCCGGCATTCGAGGTCCGATTTCGTCTTTGCACCGGACCCTGCCGATCCGGCATCATCACGACAGTGACCGAGACGCGATGGCTCTACGCAAAAAACTCCCCATACCCCGTCTGCGAACCAAGTCGCGGCTCGGGAAATACCGGATTGAGGGAGTCCTCGCCGAGGGTCACTACGCGACTCTCTACCGGGCTCTCGACACGATCGAGGCGCGACGCGTTGCGCTGAAGATCCCCCACCCTCATCTCGCCGACGAGGAGTTCATCGAGAGTTTCCTGAAGGAGGCCCGTCTCGCCGCCAGCGTGGATCACCCGTGCCTGCTTTCACTGAAGGATGCGAGCTACATCAATGACCTGTTGGTGATGGCCTATCCGCTCGGACAGGAAAGCCTCGCCGACCGGCTTACCCGCCGGATCGCCTCCGCCAGTCTGAGCACGTTCATCGAGAACTGCCTCGAAGGCCTCGCCGCGCTGCACGCCCGCCGCATCATCCACTGCGATATCAAGCCGGAGAACTTCATCGTATTCCCGGGACCGACACTGCGACTGGCGGACTTCGGCATCGCACGTCAGGCGCGCCGCACCCTCAACGCTTCGGGTTCGGGAACCCTCGGCTACATGGCACCAGAGCAAGCGATGGGGCGGGCGTCGACCCGCTCGGATGTGTTTGCCATCGGCTTGCTGCTCCACCGGATGATCACCGGGCACGTCCCCGAGTATCCTTTCAAGTGGCCGGCGAAGGGCTACGACCGGCTCCGGCGCAAGGCGCGGCCCGAGTTCATCGCCTTGCTGAAAAGGGCACTCGACGTCGAGCCGCGCAAGCGTTTCCGGGATGCCGGAGCATTCCTGGCAGCCTATCGCCAAACCCGGAAGACCGCCCTCATCCTCCGCTAACTCCGTGAGCCGCGCATCGACCAAGGATCCCGCCGGCCCGGTGCTCGCTGTGGAAGCCGACTACGACGAACCGAAGACCCTCAAGCTCCCGGGTGGCACGGCGGTGATCCTGTCACGCCCCAGTCCGGTGCCCGACCGCATCAACCAGGACGCCGCCGCCATTCTCGGAGCAGGCGATGAGTCGCACCTGCTCGTCGTCGCCGACGGCATGGGGGGCACTCGCCAAGGCGGAGCGGCCGCTGCGGCTTTGGTCCGTCAGCTGGCCGCGCAATTCACCCCGCCCGACCCTGCGAAGCCGGTCCGTGCGGCCATCCTCGACGGCATCGAGGGCGCCAACGCCGAGATCCATCGCGAC is part of the Haloferula helveola genome and encodes:
- a CDS encoding sialate O-acetylesterase — protein: MKRATALLTSLVLAGSGLQAKPLKVFILAGQSNMEGTAKVSTFDYIGDDPATAPLLKTMRGDDGKPTVCDGAWISYLTGAKEKNFDLHGRLTAGYGSMWGQDPTKPGDKIGPEFGFGLTMDAAFDEPVLIIKAAWGGKSLHTDFRPPGSGPYELSSFQLENYPKQEGHGIPKDFEQWKADKATATGLYYRLMIEHVKEVLADPKQVCPDYDPGQGFELSGFVWFQGFNDMVDGHVYPKHNQPDQFDLYSELLAQFIRDVRKDLEAPELPFVIGVMGVGGLKDQSPRMTNFRKAMAAPAGMPEFKGNVSAVETAPFWSDELGAIEEKRGKINQMRYFLDSKHKDHANADGQMTQEQKNEYLKKLEAELISPAEVALWERGASNAGYHYLGCAKTFAQIGKSLAEANLAMIRDKEAP
- a CDS encoding serine/threonine-protein kinase produces the protein MALRKKLPIPRLRTKSRLGKYRIEGVLAEGHYATLYRALDTIEARRVALKIPHPHLADEEFIESFLKEARLAASVDHPCLLSLKDASYINDLLVMAYPLGQESLADRLTRRIASASLSTFIENCLEGLAALHARRIIHCDIKPENFIVFPGPTLRLADFGIARQARRTLNASGSGTLGYMAPEQAMGRASTRSDVFAIGLLLHRMITGHVPEYPFKWPAKGYDRLRRKARPEFIALLKRALDVEPRKRFRDAGAFLAAYRQTRKTALILR